One Cryptococcus neoformans var. neoformans B-3501A chromosome 10, whole genome shotgun sequence DNA window includes the following coding sequences:
- a CDS encoding hypothetical protein (HMMPfam hit to DDOST_48kD, Dolichyl-diphosphooligosaccharide-protein glycosyltransferase 48kD subunit, score: 287.4, E(): 2.2e-83) — protein MRTSSMLFMPFVAFFGLVSARSATGDRVLVVLESAVTKDDYSQFWNSLQQRGFELTFKEPESKDADLVKFGEAQYDHLIMFAPTAKNFSPSISPKAILDSQFKGLNALYILSPQLPEVQREHLREYDLEFIPSDLVLIDSFSHPSGESASTVLLPPTECAVSNGAVLSDTTLTGGPIAYPSGTVHSAGLNPYLIDVLHAPKKSYIGQDKILNADEIEREKAVDGKKSKDALQTGKKASLVSALQTRDNARAGFVGSGEVFSDKYWGQTVETIDGKKVETGNAAFVTDFTKWVFQETGVIKVVSTTHFREGETEPREMYTKKDDITYSLTLAQHVTNGNGTSSWGPFYADDIQMDFTMLDPHIRTAMIEDKSSSSADATTYKARFIAPDRHGVFKFAVEYWRPGWSYIRTSSTASVVPLRHDEYPRFITGAWPYYIAAISTSVTFLAFVAIWLSLGEVDKDRKGKKKAE, from the exons ATGAGGACTTCGAGCATGCTGTTTATGCCCTTTGTGGCATTTTTTGGTCTCGTCTCTGCACGTTCAGCGACAGGCGACAGAGTATTGGTTGTGCTCGAGTCCGCAGTAACCAAGGATGACTATTCTCAATTCTGGAATTCATTACAAC AGCGCGGGTTTGAGCTTACATTCAAGGAGCCCGAATCCAAAGACGCCGATCTTGTCAAGTTTGGAGAAGCGCAGTACGATCATTTAATCATGTTCGCTCCTACAGCGAAGA ACTTCTCCCCCTCCATTTCACCCAAGGCCATCCTTGATTCGCAATTCAAGGGCCTTAATGCTCTCTATATTCTCTCCCCACAGCTTCCTGAAGTGCAGCGAGAACACCTGAGAGAATACGACCTCGAATTTATCCCTTCTGATCTCGTTCTCATCGactccttctctcatccttctggAGAAAGCGCTTCTACCGTGCTACTCCCCCCTACAGAATGCGCTGTCTCAAACGGTGCCGTTTTATCTGACACTACTCTTACTGGTGGGCCCATCGCCTATCCCTCCGGTACAGTACACTCGGCAGGTTTGAACCCTTACCTTATTGACGTTCTCCATGCACCTAAAAAGTCATACATTGGGCAAGACAAAATCCTCAATGCCGATGAAATtgaaagggagaaggctgtagatgggaagaagagcaaggatgCATTGCAGACGGGCAAGAAGGCCAGTCTGGTTAGCGCTTTACAGACCAGAGATAACGCCAGGGCTGGTTTTGTGGGTAGCGGTGAAGTGTTTAGTGACAAATATTGGGGCCAAACAGTCGAGACCATTGATGGGAAAAA AGTCGAGACTGGTAATGCGGCTTTCGTTACTGATTTTACCAAATGGGTTTTCCAAGAGACCGGGGTCATCAAGGTCGTGTCCACTACTCATTTTCGAGAGGGCGAGACTGAGCCTCGAGAGATGTATACAAAGAAAGATGACATT ACTTATTCTCTTACTCTTGCTCAACATGTCACCAATGGAAATGGCACCTCCTCCTGGGGTCCTTTCTACGCAGATGACATCCAAATGGACTTCACCATGCTCGATCCTCATATTCGCACTGCTATGATTGAAGACAAGTCGTCTAGCTCTGCAGATGCCACAACATACAAGGCAAGATTTATCGCCCCTGACAGACATGGTGTGTTCAAGTTCGCCGTTGAGTACTGGCGTCCTGG ATGGAGTTACATCCGAACATCTTCTACCGCTTCTGTTGTCCCTTTGCGACATGACGAGTACCCGCGATTCATTACCGGCGCTTGGCCTTATTACATCGCTGCCATCAGCACTAGTGTGACGTTTTTAGCATTTGTTGCCATTTGGTTGTCCTTGGGAGAGGTAGATAAGGacagaaaaggaaagaagaaggccgagTAG
- a CDS encoding hypothetical protein (HMMPfam hit to DNA_primase_lrg, Eukaryotic-type DNA primase, large subunit, score: 305.7, E(): 7e-89), translating to MFRASSRHTTNTNSSPEVKLSKRNSTANGVPSARYSFRLNFYERPPALDITLEEFETCAISRLRVLSHIESLSHRSLPYAQVASGIATYAKTHLPLSSNTARNVNLDDERRRDEIGHWVLRLAFCRSPDLRQRFVRSELALFKSRFETDDKNERAAFLRSLSFNYDTVGEDEKKFLKAELQQMLPKGSKEDAISETWFKVPWYTVPDLVGARRVLVKGGLAFVPQSLQLSLVLQVFADRLEKALEFTAKNLPRLDEDERLGPVIDHLASSFLSGIGASDYQPSDELGDGMTVTADTIDDVARKHFPPCMRHLYEKLKKDHHLKHWGRLQLTLFLKGLGLPLDQAILFWRRSYGTSMTDDKFNKEYRYNIRHSYGQEGRRANYPPKNCQQILTQDQPGTQDAHGCPFRHFSPENLTTFLTNTYPDHFSRTSPEMRDILDSVKASHYHVACTRVFEVTRGVKKGEGLGNGESVSHPNKWADRSRELEKEVLDGIKKKEEAMDVD from the exons ATGTTCAGAGCGAGCTCTAGGCACACGACAAACACTAATTCGTCTCCTGAAGTCAAACTCAGCAAACGGAACTCCACTGCAAATGGCGTTCCCAGCGCGAGGTATTCCTTTCGACTCAACTT TTACGAACGACCGCCAGCCCTAGATATAACACTTGAAGAATTTGAGACATGTGCCATATCCCGCCTTCGGGTTCTTTCACATATCGAATCACTCTCTCATCGATCATTACCCTACGCCCAAGTGGCCAGTGGAATCGCGACTTACGCGAAGACGCACTTACCACTGTCCAGTAACACTGCGAGAAACGTCAaccttgatgatgagaggcGCAGGGATGAAATCGGTCATTGGGTTTTGAGGCTGGCATTCTGTCGGAG TCCTGATCTTCGACAACGCTTCGTCCGCTCAGAATTGGCGCTATTTAAATCCAGATTCGAAACAGATGACAAGAATGAGCGTGCTGCATTCCTCCGGTCGCTTTCCTTTAACTATGACACtgttggcgaagatgagaagaaaTTTCTCAAGGCAGAGCTTCAGCAGATGCTGCCCAAGGGCTCCAAGGAAGATGCGATTTCTGAGACATGGTTTAAGGTCCCATGGTATACCGTACCAGACCTTGTCGGTGCACGACGTGTGTTAGTTAAGGGTGGCCTTGCCTTTGTTCCCCAGTCCCTTCAGCTATCTCTCGTCCTTCAGGTCTTTGCCGATCGTCTGGAGAAGGCGCTTGAGTTTACAGCGAAGAATCTTCCAAGATTagacgaggacgagcgTCTTGGACCCGTCATCGACCACCTCGCATCGTCATTCTTGTCTGGTATAGGCGCCTCTGACTATCAACCGTCAGATGAATTGGGCGACGGAATGACCGTCACAGCCGACACCATTGACGATGTCGCAAGAAAACATTTCCCACCGTGTATGAGGCATTTATATGAAAAGTTGAAAAAGGATCATCATTTGAAGCACTGGGGTCGCCTGCAGTTAACATTGTTTTTGAAA GGTCTTGGTCTGCCATTAGATCAAGCGATCCTCTTCTGGAGACGGTCGTATGGAACAAGTATGACAGATGACAAATTCAATAAAGAATACAGGTATAACATCCGTCACAGCTACGGGCAGGAGGGTCGTCGAGCCAATTATCCTCCAAAAAA CTGTCAACAAATTCTTACTCAAGATCAGCCAGGTACCCAAGACGCCCATGGATGTCCCTTCAGACATTTTTCTCCCGAAAATCTTACAACTTTCCTTACCAACACTTATCCCGACCACTTTTCTCGTACTTCTCCCGAAATGCGAGATATCCTGGATAGTGTCAAGGCAAGTCACTATCACGTAGCGTGCACGAGAGTGTTTGAGGTTACGCGTGGTgtgaagaaaggggaagggcTTGGGAATGGGGAAAGTGTCAGTCACCCCAACAAATGGGCGGACAGAAGCCgggagttggagaaggaagttCTGGATGgaataaagaagaaggaagaagccatgGATGTTGACTAA